A region of the Perca flavescens isolate YP-PL-M2 chromosome 15, PFLA_1.0, whole genome shotgun sequence genome:
TGATCATTAGAACAACTGCcagtaatatttttttatcattacaaTTGTCCTGGGTTTAACTGATGGAAACAATCCATTTATTATGTGTCAGGGTATAATGGATCGAGGATGATGGAGACATTGTAAGACAGTAAATAAAGGACACATACCCCCATGAGCTAGTGTAAACTCAAGTGGGCCTAGCTGTTTCATGTCAAAATTATTTAAAGGATGGGTTCacatttgttcttttttgtATGGTACGACTACTCTACTGGACTAACTTACTTTTGGTTATTTTTTCCCTTTCCACTGCAGATAGTACCCCTCAGATGGGATTTTTAGCTGATTGGCATAGCGATAATGCGTCAAACTGCTGTGACGTTATCTTCAACGCGACGCTCGCTAAATCCTTTCATCGGCAACCAAACAGAGGATCATTTGCACTTCGTCAATTGTACGGCATAGTGTACAGCATAGTTTTGCGggctgccatttaaaaaaaattaaagagctCGGTCGAGTGAATAAATGAAAATTGCAGTGGCTACTGTATTAACGGTAGCTTGGCTATTGGTTTGTGCCTGTGTTGCGCTAGTGACAATTAtttctgaccaatcagtggtctgcagtgttttgaCTCTTCTTTCTAGTATCAGCTCAGCTCACTTGGAACCTTGACCAAGATGGTACTTAAAAAGGTATCAGGTGCTATCCACAACTTTtgctaatggaaaaccaaaaaagagcgAGTCGAGTCGAGCCGTACCTTGCAGTGAGAAAGCGGCATTAGAGTATGAAAGAGTTATTGGTTGCTCTAATGTCAGTCCTCCTTTCTATACTGAGATCCCTTCTTAGAGCAATTCCAATGTAATTTTTAAACCTGAAGTCAAGATCATGGGTCATGTGCTTGCAAGTATGGTCTATAATCAGATAAAATCTatccaaggcattttttcctaatatgtttctctgtgtgcatgtgagcaTCAACACAGAAAGATCTCACTGATAATGCCATAATGctgctctgtgtgtatgttcataCAGTATGCTCCTCTGTTTGAATCAGTACTCGGTTGTGTATCATCATCCTCTTACCTATGGCTGATTGAGTCTTTACACCCCCTCTGGCTGCGtgtacgagtgtgtgtgtgtgtgtgtgtgtgtgtgtgtgtgtgtgtgtgcgtgagctGGTAGCCATCCCTGGTTGGGCTGGTGAACCTGGTGACCTCTCTGCTCCGTGCCTCCCAGACACAAGGGCTTCTCATGTGGCCCCTGGCCAGTCGCTCTCAAAGCCCACCATTCACTACCAACCGCGgcttctgtgagtgtgtgtcggcatgtgtgtgttagggagagggaggaagaagagggtGAATTTGTTGAAATTACAGTGTGATTAATTACTTCTCCctgctactgtgtgtgcatgtgtagatGGAAAATGCTTTGAGGAgatgttagagtgtgtgtgtgtgtgtgtgtgtgtgtgtgtgtgtgtgtgtgtgtgtgtgtgtgtgtgtgtgtgtgtgtgtgtgtgtgtgtgtttgtgtgtgtgtgtgtgtgtgtgtgtaagcctgGTGACAAGGAGCAGTGAACCCTACCACATTGAATACAGAGTGTGGCTTTAAACCAGCAGTACTGTACTAGCACCATATAGCAGTACATGCTGGACGAAGAGGAATAGACTCCGCATTTGTTGACCTTTAAGTTAAAAGGATCTGGCTTGTGTAAATGTCTATACTTATATGATTTCTTCTGCAGGTTTTGCTGAATATTATTAACCCTTTATGATTGTTGTTGGTGaccaaaatataatttaaactcAATTCCTTTGACTAATGGGGTTCATCTAGGTTATTTGGTTGTGTAGGTATTTGCTAAATTCTTTGCATGGTACAACACACTGATGCTGGGTCACTCTGGTGGCAGAGGACGACTACAACTAGAACGCAAAATGACAGCTAGATGAAGCGTCCTGCCCACAACCCCCAGGCTGGGTCCAGAGGTCAGTGTGTTTAGAGGAGGGAGGAAGTGGATGGAGTAGGTGCAGCTGGACTTGAAGGCCCGGGGGGGCTGCCGGTGGGTCTCAAAGGTCCATGGGGTCTGAAGTTGCACGCTATGGGGGGCTGGAGTGGGGGTGATGTGACAGGGTGCAAGGGCCAGTGACTGGCCGAGGGGTGGGGTTAAGCAGGGCTGGCGGTGAGGGTGACCATCTGGACTGGATTGTAGAAATTCCTCAGGAAGAGTGTGTGAGTAAAGGTCAGcatggaagaagaggaggggatCACTTagatctctctgtgtgtgtgtgtgtgtgtgtgtgtgtgtgtgtgtgtgtgtgtgtgtgtgtgtgtgtgtgtgtgtgtgtgtgctcagtgTTTCAGTTTACGATTGTGGTCAGTTTACCATTGTTGGAGAGTATTTCTTACCCAGCGGGATTGTGGAATGTGAAATACTTTCAAAAACACTCACGTGGGAAATATTGCCTGTGTGAGAATCTGTCTGTCACTGTCTCACATTGGAATGCAGCAATTGTATGTGTGGTTATATGAAAACCAAGCTATCCTTCGTTGGCCTCACTCGGCCTAACTCTGCCCCTCTGGGACTGTTTGTGCAGGTGGGAGGTCAGCGGGTTGTGGTCATGCTGTCCCTGGATGAGCCCCTGGACCTGAAGCTCCCTCGGCGGGCCAATGGACGGGACAGAGGGGCGCGCTCTCCCCCGCTCTCTCCGCTGCACCCCAAGCGAACCCGCCAGCTCCGCATGGCAGATGATGGCACCGCAGTCATAGAGCCCGCCTCGCCAGCATCACCGCATGCAGGTAGGTAACAACAAAACGAGTCTGTAGCCATGATAGCAGCTCTGTTAGGCTGTCTTTAGGCACAGCGGTGGTCCGAGCAGGCTAACGTACTCACAGTTACAATGATAACATGTTGCATGAAGCACATTGTTTAGGTCATCttaacaggtgtgtgtgtatgttttctcAGGTGTGCAGGTGGTCCCTCATGATCGGAcagacacccccacccccactccCCCTGCAGTGGACCTGAGCATGTCTCCCTCCTCCCGCCACACCCCCAGCTCTCCAGAAATGACCAACGGCAACTACATCCCTTCAGGGGTGGGTAtgacttaaacacacacacacacacacacacacacacacacacacacacacacacacacacacacacacacacacacacatacagacctACACACCAGTACAGGTGTTCcactttatttctttattttattttgcactcCACTATCTCTATTGTTTCCCCTCTCTTCGTTCCTCTGAGTTGTTGAAAGAATAAACACTGGCTTTCAATGCAGTAGTGAGTGGCCAAcactttcctgtctacagcgGCAAGTGACTCAGCCTGTTGGGGTCAGCAAGTCAGGAACAACATCGGGTTGTGTCACACTTCGATAAGGGAATCAGGCTATGCAAGGGTTGGTAGGCTTGTATGTgcttgtgagagagagagggggtagCTCTTATCAAACACCTCTTGTGTCCCCAACAAGTGCCTCTGTGTGCACAACTTGCACTCAGAGACCCCACtggtgtgtgcctgtgtgtgtgtgtgtgtagatgtgtaaTCAAATTTAAGACAAGGTACAGCCATGCATACCTCATGCCGCCTAATTCAATTCCCTCTCAATTGAATTGCACACCGTTACACACAATCTACACTTTACTTATTCCCAGTGGACACAGATAGGTCGCTTCTCTCcgcccccctctttctctcatactcacacacacacatacacaaagagcTTCTTATAGAAACACAGCTGCACACACTCATACTCACATGTTCTCTTCCCTACAGCGTCTCGCAAATCAGCTCACATAGTTTTGCAGAGCTCAGTGCAGGGAATTTGTGAATTCGTCTCATTTCATGAAAATTGGCACATATACATTTCGGACAAAGCTGAATATGAGACAAACACAGGATTGTGATCCATTTGCACACTAATTCTCTCTGTGCTTCTCAAATCTCAGATTTATGTGTCCCTTATATTTATTTcctctatgtttgtgtgtgtgtgtgtgtgtgtgtgtgtgtgtgtgttgagccgCAGCAATTATGCAGCTTTCATGCTGAGCTCAGGGATGTTAGGAGGGATTAGTAGCATGCAGCGGGTGACTACAAGAGAAAAAGTGGAGTGATTTTTGAAAAAAGAGATGAAGATCGGCAGTTCTTTACTCCACTGACCAAGAAATTCTTTTGTCTTTGTCAATTTTCTCAGTGAGGCCATAAGTGCCTGTTTGTACCATCCAGTTGATGGTCTATTCTTTTATTACTATGCCATGTAGACAGTGCTATCACAGCATCAGAGCTCATACCACCGGTTACACAGGACGTTTTGGCCTTATAATGCAcccattttattttcttgtttcttATAATATTTTTCTCAGGCCAACTGTATTTTCTTGAAGCACATCACATTAAACATTAACTAAAGCTAAACTTGCAGGCTTCTTTCTTATGTGTGCAGTGGATTGATACccctgttgcttttttttttttttttttctgtttgacagAATTCTCACATCTCACAGGCTTTTCAGATTTTCATGCCAATTGGAGCTGGGGCGGGACTTCACCTGCCATCCTCCATGTTCATTGGCCAGATGAGCGACAAGAGAGCCTCTCCTGACCTCTCTGCGGATGAACAACTGGCCTGCCATTGGAAGAAGGTAAGATTTTATGATCCTGTTGTAGCCAAACTAGGATCAGCTCATAATAGCTTTATCATCACAGTTCATTTGAAAAGCTGAATATTTTTCACTCCTCTAGTGCCATCTGCTCTTTGACTCCCTACAAGACCTGGTGGACCATGTCAACGACTTCCACGTGAAGCCTGAGAAGGATTCTGGGTACTGCTGCCACTGGGAGGGCTGTGCTCGCAAAGGGAGGGGGTTTAATGCTCGGTGAGAAAATCATACAATTTGGGTAATTTAGAGAGTAGTTTAAAGTGTACATATCAGGGGAGAATTCAAGAGGAACTTATTTTTTGTGTGGCTGCAGGTACAAGATGCTCATCCACATCCGCACTCACACTAACGAGAAGCCCCATCGCTGTCCCACCTGCAACAAGAGCTTCTCACGCCTGGAGAACCTCAAGATACACAACCGGTCACACACAGGTCAGTGGAAGAGCCATACACAGTATGTCAAAGCTAAAATCAATACGTTTTTTGTAAAGTAAAATTGTAAGATTTGGTGAATGAATTTCTCTTTACTGCAGGTGAAAAGCCCTACATTTGTCCTTACGAGGGTTGTAACAAGCGCTACTCCAACTCCAGCGACCGTTTtaagcacacacgcacacactatgTGGACAAACCCTACTACTGCAAGATGGTGGGCTGCCTGAAGCGCTACACAGACCCCAGCTCTCTCCGCAAGCACATCAAGGCCCACGGTCACTTTGTGGCTCAGGAGCAGGGCTCTCCAGGTGGGGTGGGCTCCCTGCTGAGAGGGAGTCAAAGTGGAGTGCTTTCTGGCGAAGGGGGGAAGGATTCTGCGCTGTCCTATGTGAGTGCAGCCCACATTATTATCCCAGGGGCAGCGGCTGCTCTCATGGGAGGCCATGCTCTGCAGGGTCTGGGTGGTGCCCTACCTGTGTCCCCCCTCAGTCCTCGGCCCCTGGACCTCAGCACGCTCGGTTGCCCCGGCTCACCTCCAGGCAGCCTGGGAGGTACACCCATCCTGTCCTTCAACGGCTCACCGCTGGGCCTGGCCAAGTCCCATCTGCTCTCCCAGGCATTCCCCTCCTCAGCCCTGGGCCTGCCAATGATGCCTGTGCTGGGGGCCTCGTCTAAGCGCAGGGCCCACAGCCAACAGGCCAAGAAGGGCCGGGGGGAGGAGGCCGAGAACGAGGTGACTGGGAGGGTCCTGAACCTCTCCACGGGATCCCATGATCCCCTGTCCTGGGTGGTCATCCCCCCAGGCACCGTGGTGCTCAAACCAGCTGTGGtcaactgatacacacacacatagacacattcCAGAAGAGCTCAGGGGGTCGGGATGGGAGGGTGAACGCCATAATGAGGGTACGGGCGGTCAAAGGTGATAGGGATTGGCTCGCACAATCAAATCCAAGCAATGCATTTCAGAGAGAGGTTGGAAGAGGAGGAAACTATATAGAGAAACTCTTTAAACCCTCAATCAACAAAAAGAATAGATACACTACACCTCACAAGAAATAAATATACAACGCAAGCCTCTTGTATTGATGGGAAACTAAACTTGGGGCCCAAGAACTGTTTAGGAACATGTATGGCTCTGTATTTCTATCACAAGGCCTGACAATGGGCTActcttaattttttattttatactttattCATTCCTGTTTCCTGAATGTGACAGTCTTAGTGCTCTGTGTACAAACGTCCTGATTCATTAATAAGTATTTATATGACTGCACGTCATTGACAGTGTGCCTCCAGCTTAGCAGTGAGATAGATACACCATGAAACTGAATGACGCACTCACAGTTAGGCAAACGTGCACGTAATAATATGACCTGTTTTTTACAGGCTGCTGTGATTAATAGGATTCAGACAGGCTTGCCAAACCAAAGCAAGTGAACTCAAACTGTCTTGGATTTGCAGTTACAGTTCAATTAAACACAGCACTTAATAGTGTCAGCTGGTTATAGTATTGAAACCTCAAAACTGCTGCTAACCTCTCAGCTCCCCCAGTGTAACGTAAACTGGGAGAGAGATCTTTTGACAATCTGTCCCTAATTTGGGGAGGACCAACATGGACCAGCCTAGTCCACCAGAATGTGTGCCAGGCGTGCAGACTAGGGGCTTTTAAGGCACAGAGCAAACTGAGGACTTAACAGACAAATGGTGTTGCATCACCTGACAATGACCAATCATCACTTCCTCTTTTACTCAAGTGAAATTTAAGGCACCAGTGTGTGTGGCTCCCCCCTCTGGTAGGACACGATATACAACATCCTGCTTTCCATTTACAGAACTCTCACTGTTTTTACTTCTGGATTTTCCAGCTGCTTTCTCGTAATTGAATCAACAAGGCCAGTTTGTGTATGAAAGGGCCACTGTGGTGATAAACACTagtgtcttgtttttttaaaagtgaccCGACCCAAAACCAGCTGTGAAAAACAGGTGGTCGTCCAATTGAAGCCTAACTTAGCCTTGTCGGTTGAAGTTTTGTCCCAAGTTCAACAAGTCCCATGCTGTGCCAAAAATACCTGGAGAGGGGAAAGAGGGATGCACGTATTGTGCCACAGAGGGGGGTGTGATGCACTCAATGCCACATACAGCTGGACTGAATAGGAAGCCACACTCTTGCAAACTGCCTCATTTTACTCTGTCCAAAGgggcaaagaaaaagacacgTTTGACGTCTGGGAAAACTTTTTTCATGGTTCGATTAAGCAGTCAACACGCACTTACCACACACTATATTCCTTAcatgttttataaaatgttactGCCAAGTCATGGTTTGCTCTTATTCTCTTTTTCTGCAAGGGTCAATTTGGCTGTGGGGCCGTTCCAGCCAGGCTTGTGTTGCTCAGTGCTAATGCATGTATGATGATGACTGTTGTCTCCACAGTGGAGCAGGAGAGGATCGTCACAACACAAGGAACATTCCCTCAAGAGACTGTCACACGctaccccccctctctctttttactCCATCTCTGCTTTCTTTGGTGGTCTTACTTTTCCATCGCCCAGTCTTAGAAATAATCAGTTGTTGCTGTTTTATATTGTtgtcattcttttgtttttgcagttGTTCAGACGAgacatttttttctgatgttgAAGTTGCTTCTTGTGTTCTGCGAAGGCTGCTCTGCACTCAACTTTCTGCTGTCAAGGATGGGTCTGTTGAGGGTTAGAGGAGAAGACGAGAGAGAGGGGTTTGGGGGTCCTTGtagggcagtggttcccaattttttttttttttttatatatattttttttttttttttctaccaaataATATGACATTCCGTCATGACAATCACATTGGGGAGGGATCATTTAGTGAAGGTGTAGGCATAAGTTAGCCTACATGTCTGTATTAAGTGTCCTAACCAAATTATCTTCGGGCTTAAATTCCATTTGCAAACTCTGCTTCctttgttttgacttttaatTTCCACCGCCACACAAAGGGAAACCATAGAGAAATAACATCTGAAATGGCGGGCAGGTCTGAGAAAGCGTGAGAGCATAGAGAGACAGGATTGGCTGAATGAATGGACAAGAGAAAGGGAGATATGAAGGGAGAGGCTGTGTGCCAGCATAGGAAAAGAGGATAGCTGTGCAGCCGTCCTCCATCTGGCCACCTACCCAGCAAACGGCCCTCTCTGCTCTGAAGTCACTGGCTGTGCTGTGCCCAATGTGGCAGACACTCACAGGCATACCAGCATGCAGAAAATTAGGCCACTGAACTCTGTCTGccctctgttgttttttttttttttttttatagattaaaCCCAAAAGGCTCAACTCCCCCACCTCCCGGACGCAAAGCATTTTACCAGATGGGGAAACAGTCTAACAAGCCGTATTCacagtaaacaaaaacaaatataactCTCCCTGTCTGAGGACGAGCTTTGCGTCGGGCCTTCCACAGGCCTGCGAAGATTCCCAGCAGAGATGAACTGCATGCCTGTGTTTCTGCCACAGTAATTCATAGTCATCattatctcacacacaccccttcccccactcatctcacacacacacacagtctctggGTTTAGGCTGGGCATTGAAGTGAATCTCATTGTGAGTGGACAATCCTGGcatgtgatgtcatcagaaaCAGGTGTTAAGTAGGCTAGACATGGTTCCCTTGGCAACAGCAAAACCCAGAGATGCAGCGGCtcttctccctgtctgtctgtctgtctgtctgtctctcctctgcaGGTCTAAGCCAGGGACAGAAAGAGGCAGCAGAAAGCTGAATCATATGACACGGATCCACACAGGGTCCACATCTTTTCAATATCAAATAAGCTGTATGATCCATTAACCCTTTGAGCTCAGTCTGTAATAAACTGCACTTTTGTTCCCCTCATAGCGTGTTTAGATATGGAGATGCTGCCACATCCTTTATGTACAGCATAATTCATCAGTTGTTTTGGGAACCAAGAATAATTGTAAAAATCATCCTCAGTCACTTAAACGTCAGAATTTGAcgtcgttttttgttttgacagTATAAAATCGGTACTTGCTCCTGGAGATTTTAAAGTTACCCTCACTTACTGCTATGAAAAGTGGAACCGAGATCCAGGGCACAAAATttgtgttagctagctaagtcaGTGTCATTGTAGAGGGGTGACACTGACTGAAGTGCCACAGTGTTGCACAAAGGGTTAATGATAAGACTAAGGCCATGCAAGGCCTGTTCCAAGTTATGTTTTTTGCACATTTGTGAGATATTGtgagtattttaattttttcaagtGCCTTTTTATTATAGATAAGATACAGAAGTTACACActatatgaaaaaaaattatatgaaaatatatttttcgtGGCATCATGTTCTATGGTTGAACATGCAGAGTTTTAGAGTTGTAAAAGTCTACAATTGGTACAACATAGCGGTGTTCTCCTGTTTTAGAGGAATTTTATTACGATATTGATAATAATGtcaatgaaaagaaaattgttTAATAAAGTTGTATTTGATACAACTTGTGTATTCATTTCTGTtccaaatatacaataaaattACATGTTGTGGAAATGTACATACATAATAATCAAGAAATCATCCAGGTTAATGTGACAAATTAGACCAACGTGCACACTTGATGCTGCCATCACACTTCacctgaataaaaataatattaccCTGATTAATAGTCAACAAGCTGCAGTTTCACTCACTGTATTCAAATCTACAGTAGCTTAAATTGTGACATAAATGAAAGCACTGATGTATGGATTTAGACCATAGCAAACCATATATAACATTATACATATGGCccatctaaaaataaaaactataagCCCATATTATATTGTTTGTGGTTCCCTGTCTTAAGATCACAGCCATTGCCCACAGAATGCCACAAATTTGAGAGTAGAGAAAAGGGCTTTTATTAGGTTATAATTTACAGAGAATGGGGAGAGGAAAGAAAGGGTGAGCATCATTTCATACTTCATGTTTCCGTATTCTGCTGTGACTGCTTGCTTTGTTGTTGTGTCTGAATACTTAGTTCCTCATCTAGACGCTCTTTAGCCCGCACCACCTGCACAcaaacagtaataataataataataataataataataataataataatgactgaGTAAGAGAAGACACTTAAAATAACCAAATTACAGCATGGTTTactcagcagagagaaatgagcgAGATAAAATCAGTTACATTTCAAACACGACACAGTTCAGAGTGGATTCCtcctacacacatacagagatgcTCATGAGTCATAACTTGAAATGTAACACAGAGATAAAGAGGAACAAGGAAAACCATGATCATTgcattcaagaaaaaaaagctctcCTGGAATCTGATAATCATGATAGCCGACTTGTTAAAACAACAGATAGGGTACAGCCCCACACTGCCATACTAAAAATACTATTCTATATATAATTACATATACAATTACAAAACTGTCAATGAGAGTGTGCCAATATTTAACTTCTTATCATGGTTTAGTCACCTGGACTGCAAGCCTAGAGGTAAACCTGTTAGAATAGTTGGCATgggctgcaaaataaataaggTAACTGCTGACAAAGCTGAGTGATCTGTATACTGTCAGGACAAAAGAAAGCCACGTTGATCCTG
Encoded here:
- the glis2b gene encoding zinc finger protein GLIS2b → MLSLDEPLDLKLPRRANGRDRGARSPPLSPLHPKRTRQLRMADDGTAVIEPASPASPHAGVQVVPHDRTDTPTPTPPAVDLSMSPSSRHTPSSPEMTNGNYIPSGNSHISQAFQIFMPIGAGAGLHLPSSMFIGQMSDKRASPDLSADEQLACHWKKCHLLFDSLQDLVDHVNDFHVKPEKDSGYCCHWEGCARKGRGFNARYKMLIHIRTHTNEKPHRCPTCNKSFSRLENLKIHNRSHTGEKPYICPYEGCNKRYSNSSDRFKHTRTHYVDKPYYCKMVGCLKRYTDPSSLRKHIKAHGHFVAQEQGSPGGVGSLLRGSQSGVLSGEGGKDSALSYVSAAHIIIPGAAAALMGGHALQGLGGALPVSPLSPRPLDLSTLGCPGSPPGSLGGTPILSFNGSPLGLAKSHLLSQAFPSSALGLPMMPVLGASSKRRAHSQQAKKGRGEEAENEVTGRVLNLSTGSHDPLSWVVIPPGTVVLKPAVVN